The Kribbella jejuensis region GCGGTGTCGGCCGTCTTCACGATGAACGACACCGGGCCGAAGCACTCGCGCCGGTAGACATCGGCGTCCTCAGCGTCGATCGCGACGAGCAGCGGCGTACGGACGACGGCGTCCGGGAAGGCCGGGTGCTGGATAGCGCGCGACTCGAGCACGACGTCGCCGTACTCCGGAGCGAGTTCGAGCCGGCTGATCACGGCCTGGTTGACGATGCCGCCGAGGATCTCGACCGCGCGGGCGTCATCGCCGAGCAGTCTGTCGATCGCGGTCGCCAGCGCGGCGCCGACCTCCTCGAACGACTTGTGCCCCTCGTCGGTCTCGATCCCGCCGGCCGGGACGAACAGGTTCTGGGTGGTGGTGCACATCTGGCCCGAGTACAGGCTGAGGGTGAAGGCGAGGTTGCTGGTGAGCGCCTTGAAGGAATCCGTCGAGTCGATGATGACCGCGTTCACGCCGGCCTTCTCGGTGAAGACGGTCGCCTGGGTCGCGTTCTGCTCGAGCCACTCGCCGAACTCGCTGCCGCCGGTGAAGTCGATCAGCTTCACCTCGGGACGGGTCGCGAGCGGCTTGGCCAGGCCGTCGCCTGCGCGCTCGGTGGCCAGGGTGACCAGGTTCGGGTCGAAGCCGGCCTCGGCGAGCACCTCGCGGCAGACCTCGACCGTGATCGCCAGCGGCAGGACCGCCAGCGGGTGCGGCTTCACCACGACGGCGTTACCGGTGACCAGGGAGGCGAACAGGCCGGGCCAGGAGTTCCAGGTGGGGAACGTGTTGCAGCCGATCACCAGCGCGACGCCGCGGCCGGTGACCGTGAACGTCTTCTCCATCCGGATCGGGTCGCCCTTCGCGGGCTTCTCCCAGGTCGCGGTGGCCGGGTACCGGTTCATCTCCTCGTAGGCGTAGGCGACCGACTCCAGTGCGCGGTCCAGCGCGTGCGCGCCGCCGGCCTGGAACGCCATCACGAACGCCTGCCCGCTGGTGTGCTGGACCGCGTTCGCCAGCTCGAAGACCCGCTTGTGCAGCCGGTCGAGGATCTCCAGCGTCACCCCGGTCCGGCCGTCGATCCCGGCGCGCCGCCAGTCCGCCAGTCCGTGCTGGGCGGCGGCGAGCAGCTCGTCCAGGCCCTCCTCGACCACCCGCGGGTACGCGACGTCCATCGCGATCCCGTACGGCGACTGCTCGGTGACGACCGTGCCGCGCGCACCGGGGATGTCGAGCCGGTACTCCGTACTGAGATGTGCCTCGAAGGCGGCCTTGCCGTCGGCGGCCGCGGTCTCGCCGTACACCCGCGGGCTCGGCGACTCGGGGAACGCGGAGTGGTAGCCGCGGTCGTGGATCGCCTTCAGCGCGCCGTCGAGACGCTCACGGTGGGAGGAGAGCAGGTCCGTGGTCATGACTGCGATGTTACAGTCAATGGCGCAACTGGGACCAGGGTGTCACAAAGACTGAGGACGGCGGATGAGTGACTTGCCGGAGCGGGTCGCGGCGGCAATGTGGGCGGAAGACACCGCCAGTGCCGGGCTCGGGATGAAACTCGTCGA contains the following coding sequences:
- the paaN gene encoding phenylacetic acid degradation protein PaaN is translated as MTTDLLSSHRERLDGALKAIHDRGYHSAFPESPSPRVYGETAAADGKAAFEAHLSTEYRLDIPGARGTVVTEQSPYGIAMDVAYPRVVEEGLDELLAAAQHGLADWRRAGIDGRTGVTLEILDRLHKRVFELANAVQHTSGQAFVMAFQAGGAHALDRALESVAYAYEEMNRYPATATWEKPAKGDPIRMEKTFTVTGRGVALVIGCNTFPTWNSWPGLFASLVTGNAVVVKPHPLAVLPLAITVEVCREVLAEAGFDPNLVTLATERAGDGLAKPLATRPEVKLIDFTGGSEFGEWLEQNATQATVFTEKAGVNAVIIDSTDSFKALTSNLAFTLSLYSGQMCTTTQNLFVPAGGIETDEGHKSFEEVGAALATAIDRLLGDDARAVEILGGIVNQAVISRLELAPEYGDVVLESRAIQHPAFPDAVVRTPLLVAIDAEDADVYRRECFGPVSFIVKTADTAQSIELFRSTVTEGGAMTAGIYSTDPKILDEARDAALDAGVALSENLTGQVFVNQSAAFSDFHGTGANPAANATYTDGAYVASRFRVIQSRRHV